The Elusimicrobiota bacterium DNA window TATAGTTAAAAATACCAATATACTAATTGAAATAGATAGAAGATACTGTAATTATGCCTTTCGCTTCCCTTTTTTGCCGCCGGATTTCCATGCTTTCAGCCCGAATTCTTCCAATCTGTCACTTTTTTTACCGTATCTGGCATAAACAGCACTTGTAAGCCGTGCAGAAAGCCCTTTGGCATCCTTCATAATCCTGTTTAATTCCTCTGTCAGTTGATGATATTTCGCTTCAGCATCTTCCTGCTTTTGATTTTGCATCTCTGCCTGTGAAATCAGTGAATCAAGCGTTTTCACATCCTGTTGAAAAGATGAGAAATCAGAAGCATTTGCCTTAAACCCTGCAATAAGCAGTTTGAAAAAACCAATCAACTCCGAAAACCTTTTTACCCTTGCCATTAGTAATCACCTCCTGGCAACCTAATGTCGCATTGCGATGCGACCAATTCGTGGGATAGTCGTGCCTGAGACAGATCCGCATCTGGCGGACAATCCAACCACTGCTCTAAGCATTGTAGCGTCCAATTTTTCCGCCACTACGACTTTGGCGGATCTGCCTATTGCATGAAACTGGACGAACAAATGCCGTTGGGTTAAAACCCAACGCTACAAGTCAGATAGCAATCCCACCGCTACTGTGTCCCTCTGTGTCTACTCCTTACATCTACTTCACATTAAACCATCTGCCTTTAATCCGACCTTTTTTTAAGAAACCATCGTAATGCCGCATTATCAGATGTGATTCTAACTGGCTGATAGTATCCAGTGCGACACCGACGACAATTAGCAGCGCGGTTCCACCAAAGAAAAACGGCACATTGACAAATTTTCTTAAATAATCCGGCAGAATCGCAACGAATGCAACAAAAATCGCACCACCTAAAGTAATCCTCGCTAATATCCATTGAATATAGTTTGCAGTCGGCTCACCAGGTCTGATACCCGGCACAAACCCACCCCATTTTTTCATATTCTCCGCAATATCTTTAGGATTCAGTGTGATTGAATTATAAAAATAACAGAAAAATATAATCAGTGTGGCATACAAAATTTCGTACAAAACGCTGCCCCGCATCCACCAGTCAACAAATTTTTTCATAAAGCCCGATTCACCAGTAAATTGTGCGAGTGTCATCGGAACCGACATTAACGAAACCGCAAAAATTACCGCAATCACACCTGACTGGTCAACTTTTATTGGTAGAAATGTTGACTGCCCGCCATACATTTTTCGGCCGATAATTCTCTTTGCATACTGAACAGGAATTTTTCGCTGTCCTGTCTCAACCCAGACAACAAGCGCTATTATCACAAAAACTATTCCTAAAATCAATATTCCGGTAAAAAGTGACATTTCATGTGTTTTTATCATTATAAAAAGATTCTTTGTAGCAGACGGTAGACGGTCAACAATCCCGGCAAAAAT harbors:
- the secY gene encoding preprotein translocase subunit SecY translates to MIESFADIFKVPELKKRVLFTAVVIIAYRIGVAIPIPGIDVTAFKALFAQQAHTLFGFMDMFSGGALSQLSIFTLGIMPYINASIIFSLLQATIPYLEKLAKEGETGRKKITQWTRYATILLAIVQSLGLTLFMIMPMKAPDGSSVVSDPGVLFVFITVLTMTTGTVFIMWLGEQITESGIGNGISLIIFAGIVDRLPSATKNLFIMIKTHEMSLFTGILILGIVFVIIALVVWVETGQRKIPVQYAKRIIGRKMYGGQSTFLPIKVDQSGVIAVIFAVSLMSVPMTLAQFTGESGFMKKFVDWWMRGSVLYEILYATLIIFFCYFYNSITLNPKDIAENMKKWGGFVPGIRPGEPTANYIQWILARITLGGAIFVAFVAILPDYLRKFVNVPFFFGGTALLIVVGVALDTISQLESHLIMRHYDGFLKKGRIKGRWFNVK